In the bacterium genome, TCAAATGAAGCGAACTGGACTTCGCAAGATCCGGTAAATAGTTATGGAGATGACAATGCAACAATATTTGATGCGAAGAGGTTTATTTGAGTTTGAAATGGTGAAAAGAATATAGACATAATTAGATGCCTACATTCAAAGATCAAAACTTATAATTTATGAAAAATATCTTTGCTTATGCCTGGTAAATTTACATCAAAAACTCGCTCGAGTAGTCGAAAGCCCAAAGGTTTGATTGTAGTGGAAGTGTGATATTCACCATTACTGTCTGGCGCTGATGCACAAGTACTGCCATAGCCAACGCAAGGCGTTGAAAGTGGGAGAAAGAATGTAATTAAAAACAGTATAAGTATTATGATACTCATCTTTTTAGTTTGAAATTTAGTCATTTGATTGTATAAGTTTTGTTCTAAGTAATGTAGGTAGATTTGTATTGTCTTGAGCAACTCTGATAAATTTTAGTACTATCAAGTACCCGTATCCGAAAAACAAGTCAGACAGTATAGTCATCTTGAAAAAGGGTAGGGCACTTACATAGCAAAGTAAAAGATTGTCAAAGCCCTTTGGGTACCAATTTAGATAAACTCCTAAATTTGAAACCAAGAAAAAAAGTATAGATGCTAGTGGCAAAAGTAAAACTTGTTTTTTTGTATCTTCTTTTGCATATCGTCCAAGTACAAAGTAAAGGAAAAATCCTAAATAAGTATACAAAAATCCAGTATAAAAGCCCTTGTAAATAATGTCGAACACAACAATGACTAGAAAATAAGGTATGGGATTTTTGCCAAAGAAACCGAAAGCGCCAACAGGGGAGAAGTTTGGCATGAAGTTCACAAACCTTGCAAAGAAAACGATGAAAGCTCCAAAAAGATCTTTGAAACTGGGGAATTTACTTGTTGTATTTTTTGACAATTGGTACATTTCAGTAACTATTAGAGTATCTATTATTATCAATCTTAATCAATTTTGGTATATACCCATTCAACTTTATCATTTGCTTTCAAAATTGTATCTTCGGCTCCAGATTGTGCATCTTCACCATTTATTTTTAGCAACCAAAAATAGCCGTTATTATTTGCAATGATGCCATTGATTGAAGTTACAAACTTTCCTATGCCCGGATAGTCTTCAAACTTTATTTCAAATACATTTTGTGTTGCTACGAAAGCATTTGCACCCTCTATGCCATTAGTGAAAGTGAAGGTTTTGCCTTCAGAAATAACTTCAGAAGTCTGGCTTGTTGATAAACTCGATTTGCTTGCTCCATTTATAGTTTCTAAAGTTTTATCTCTGTTTGTCAGAAAAAATATTGCAGCTATTGCGAAAATCACAAATGCAACAATCAGGGTAATTTTTTTAAAGTTTTTTGGACATGAAATATTTTCCATAGAAATTTTTGTTAAGTGTTGAATAATTAATTGAAATTTGTTCGCTATCCTTTACGTACATTAAGTTGTATATATAAGCTCTGTATGTCCAATATATTGAATGTGTGGCATATTTTAGTATACGCATAGTTTTATTGCAAGTGAAATTACTCTGCGTTCAGGTTTGTCGAAAAGAGAAGTAAAATTAATTATTAATTAAAAATCTGTATTCACGCACAAAGAATTAAAAAGAAACTAAAATCAAGAGTGGTTATCTGAAATTTTCAAATGTCAAAATAGAACTAGATACTAATGCAAACTTGTAGTATAATTTTTCTTGAAATTTCTTTTGGAAGTTTTATTATTCAAATTTCTAAATATGACCATGCAAACTAGAGATAATTTAAGTCAACCAGTATCAAACAAAGTGAGGATAGGTAAACTCTCAATTTCAAGAAATTTATTGAAGATACTGATATCAATAATTTTTTTTGTAGGACTGTATTTTTTAGTTTCTCCTTTTTTGCCAAGAATCAAATATAATTTGTTTGACAAGGGAAAGGTTTACTTAACATACGATACTCAGATCGAAAACTTGATCAAAGAGCAAGCGGACAAAAATAGTGAGAAAGTTGTTGATAATAAAAAAGGCATACCAGAAGGAAGAAGATTGGTTATTCCTAGTATCAATGTCGATTTGCCTATACTCGAGGGTGTAGATGAAAGTACTTTGTCATATGGTGTTTGGTGGCGACCGGGAACTGGTGATCCAATCAAAGGCTCAAATATGGTTTTGACTGGTCATAGGCTTGGCTATGGTTTTTTGCCACAAGAAATTCAAGAACAATCATCTTTTTATAATTTAGATAAAGTGAAAATAGGTGACTATATCATAGTATATTGGGATGGTAAGGAGTATGATTATCAAATCAGCACAGAGGAGACTGTGTTGCCTACTGAAGCTAGAATCGAAAATCCAACTGATGAACCTCAACTTACACTGTATACATGTACGCCGGTTGGCATAAATAGTCACAGGCTTGTGAAGTATGCAAAGCCGATAAATATGCATGAAAACTCAACGACTGTAAGTTCAAGTAAATCAACGACAAGTAGTGCAAGTAGCATTTAATAAATTTGATTATAAATTATAGACAATATGACAATCTCAAAGTTAAAAAAGGGTTATAAATTTGAAGACAAGTTAAATCATATACTTTTCAATCCTGAAAGTTCTGAAGTTGAGCAAGATACTGCATTTATTCTGACTAATGATCAAAGCTTTGATTACAAAAGTCATGAAAAGTTTGTTGTTTCTGGTGCAGGTGAATATGAAATAAAAGATATTTCTGTATATGCTTATGATAGTGGGAATAGTGGAGGTTTTGACATTGCAAAAATTATCATTGAAAATATCGGTGTGTGCTATTTAGCAGAAACTATAAATGCTATACCTAAAACTATTTCAGAGGAACTGGGAAATGTAGATCTTCTCGTGCTTGAAATATCAAGTATGAGCTTATTTGACAATAAAGTTGAAATGATACAAGACATGGAGCCAAAACAAGTCTTGTTGCTTGAT is a window encoding:
- a CDS encoding class E sortase, which translates into the protein MTMQTRDNLSQPVSNKVRIGKLSISRNLLKILISIIFFVGLYFLVSPFLPRIKYNLFDKGKVYLTYDTQIENLIKEQADKNSEKVVDNKKGIPEGRRLVIPSINVDLPILEGVDESTLSYGVWWRPGTGDPIKGSNMVLTGHRLGYGFLPQEIQEQSSFYNLDKVKIGDYIIVYWDGKEYDYQISTEETVLPTEARIENPTDEPQLTLYTCTPVGINSHRLVKYAKPINMHENSTTVSSSKSTTSSASSI
- a CDS encoding DUF4430 domain-containing protein, with translation MENISCPKNFKKITLIVAFVIFAIAAIFFLTNRDKTLETINGASKSSLSTSQTSEVISEGKTFTFTNGIEGANAFVATQNVFEIKFEDYPGIGKFVTSINGIIANNNGYFWLLKINGEDAQSGAEDTILKANDKVEWVYTKID